The following are encoded in a window of Flavobacterium cupriresistens genomic DNA:
- the lepA gene encoding translation elongation factor 4: MKKIRNFCIIAHIDHGKSTLADRLLGATQTVTAREEKAQLLDNMDLERERGITIKSHAIQMEYTYKGEEYILNLIDTPGHVDFSYEVSRSIAACEGALLIVDAAQSIQAQTISNLYLALENDLEIIPVLNKVDLPSANPEEVSDDIIDLLGCKLEDIIHASGKTGFGVENILAAIIEKIPAPKGNVDEPLQALIFDSHYNPFRGIEVIFRVVNGEIRKGQKIKFMATGNEYFADEVGTLKLNQVPKSVISTGDVGYLISGIKEAKEVKVGDTLTDAKTPTTNMITGFEDVKPMVFAGIYPVDTEDYEDLRSSMEKLQLNDASLVFTPESSAALGFGFRCGFLGMLHMEIIQERLEREFDMTVITTVPNVSYLAYTKKDPETPFVVNNPSDLPEPSKLDRVEEPFIKATIITKADFVGNVMSLCIEKRGAITNQTYLTTERVELNFDMPLAEIVFDFYDRLKTVSKGYASFDYSPIGMRTSKLVKLDVLLNAQTVDALSALIHEDNAYNIGKKMTEKLRELIPRQQFDIPIQAAIGAKIIARETIKALRKDVTAKCYGGDISRKRKLLEKQKKGKKRMRQVGNVEIPQEAFMAVLKLND, from the coding sequence ATGAAGAAGATACGTAACTTTTGCATTATTGCACACATTGACCACGGTAAAAGTACATTGGCAGACCGCTTACTTGGCGCCACACAAACGGTAACAGCTCGTGAAGAAAAAGCACAATTGCTTGACAACATGGACTTGGAGCGTGAGCGTGGAATTACCATTAAGAGTCACGCTATTCAGATGGAATACACCTATAAAGGAGAAGAATATATTTTAAATTTAATTGACACTCCCGGTCACGTTGACTTTTCTTATGAAGTTTCCCGATCTATTGCAGCCTGCGAAGGAGCACTTTTGATCGTGGATGCTGCACAAAGTATTCAGGCACAAACGATTTCAAACTTATATTTAGCTTTAGAAAACGACTTGGAAATCATTCCGGTTTTGAATAAAGTAGATTTACCAAGTGCCAACCCTGAAGAAGTTAGTGATGATATTATTGATTTGCTAGGTTGTAAATTAGAAGATATTATTCATGCTTCAGGAAAAACAGGCTTTGGTGTTGAAAACATTTTGGCGGCTATTATCGAAAAGATTCCTGCTCCAAAAGGAAATGTTGATGAACCGTTACAAGCATTGATTTTTGATTCACACTACAATCCGTTTCGTGGAATTGAAGTAATCTTCAGAGTTGTAAATGGTGAAATCAGAAAAGGGCAAAAAATTAAATTCATGGCTACAGGCAATGAATATTTTGCTGATGAAGTAGGAACTTTAAAACTAAATCAGGTTCCAAAAAGTGTTATTTCTACTGGTGATGTTGGTTATTTAATTTCTGGAATTAAAGAAGCCAAAGAAGTAAAAGTTGGTGACACACTAACCGATGCTAAAACACCAACTACCAATATGATTACAGGATTTGAGGATGTAAAACCAATGGTTTTCGCCGGAATCTATCCTGTTGACACAGAAGATTATGAAGATTTGCGTTCTTCTATGGAGAAACTGCAATTAAATGATGCTTCATTAGTATTTACTCCTGAAAGTTCTGCCGCTTTAGGATTTGGTTTCCGTTGTGGATTCTTAGGAATGCTTCACATGGAAATTATCCAGGAACGTTTAGAGCGTGAGTTTGATATGACTGTAATTACTACAGTACCTAACGTTTCGTATTTGGCTTACACCAAAAAAGATCCGGAAACTCCTTTCGTTGTAAACAATCCATCGGATTTACCGGAACCATCTAAATTGGATCGTGTTGAAGAGCCGTTTATTAAAGCTACTATCATTACAAAAGCTGATTTCGTAGGAAACGTAATGAGTTTATGTATCGAAAAACGTGGTGCAATCACCAATCAGACGTATTTGACAACAGAACGTGTTGAATTGAATTTTGATATGCCTTTGGCCGAAATTGTATTCGATTTTTATGACCGTTTAAAAACCGTTTCTAAAGGGTATGCTTCTTTTGATTACTCTCCAATCGGAATGAGAACTTCTAAATTAGTAAAACTGGATGTTCTTTTAAATGCACAAACTGTTGATGCTCTTTCTGCATTGATCCACGAAGACAACGCTTACAATATCGGTAAAAAAATGACCGAGAAATTACGCGAATTAATCCCAAGACAACAATTTGATATTCCGATTCAAGCCGCAATTGGAGCTAAAATTATTGCTCGTGAGACTATTAAAGCACTTCGTAAAGACGTTACCGCAAAATGTTATGGTGGAGATATTTCACGTAAACGTAAATTACTTGAAAAACAGAAAAAAGG